From the Mangifera indica cultivar Alphonso chromosome 10, CATAS_Mindica_2.1, whole genome shotgun sequence genome, one window contains:
- the LOC123228339 gene encoding homeobox-leucine zipper protein HOX11-like — translation MELALSLGSASKQFSSFLDKSGAKISPKDLGFCMALKIKGDHEDDDHQQDHDLPVQLDLLPFSPVPRTLHHHPSQLCLPWLTENVVSEPAARDGMGKGLDVNRFPVAVAVAEGEAEEGTTALSSPNSTVSSFCIGNSRNNKKDSEVIETRHQNERASDDEENGLTRKKLRLSKEQSAFLEESFKEHNTLNPKQKLALAKQLNLRPRQVEVWFQNRRARTKLKQTEVDCEYLKRCCERLTEENKRLQKELQELRALKSSQPFYMQLPATTLTMCPSCERVATATTVTATTTAAAANDKDNDIALQLGPARLNPFSQTQVQAHQAAT, via the exons ATGGAGCTCGCTTTGAGTTTAGGCAGTGCTTCGAAGCAGTTTTCTTCGTTTCTTGACAAGTCTGGAGCGAAAATCTCACCTAAAGATCTAGGGTTTTGCATGGCTTTAAAGATCAAAGGAGATCACGAAGACGATGATCATCAACAAGATCATGATCTTCCTGTTCAGCTTgatcttcttcctttctctccGGTTCCTCGTActcttcatcatcatccttCGCAGCTTTGCCTTCCATGGTTGACTGAAAACG TGGTGTCAGAACCGGCTGCGAGAGATGGGATGGGAAAAGGGTTGGATGTAAACCGGTTTCCGGTGGCTGTGGCGGTAGCAGAGGGGGAAGCGGAGGAAGGGACGACGGCTCTGTCATCTCCAAACAGTACGGTGTCGTCTTTTTGTATCGGAAATAGTAGAAACAACAAGAAGGATTCGGAAGTCATTGAAACTCGCCATCAAAACGAGAGAGCGAGTGACGATGAAGAGAACGGATTAACTCGGAAGAAACTGAGGCTGTCTAAAGAACAATCAGCTTTTCTTGAAGAAAGTTTCAAAGAACACAATACTCTTAATCCA AAACAAAAGCTTGCCTTAGCAAAACAGTTGAATCTTCGTCCTCGCCAAGTAGAAGTTTGGTTTCAGAACAGAAGAGCGAG GACAAAGCTGAAGCAGACAGAGGTGGATTGTGAGTATTTGAAGAGATGTTGTGAAAGATTGACAGAAGAAAACAAGAGATTACAAAAAGAGCTTCAAGAATTGAGAGCTTTAAAATCTTCTCAACCTTTTTACATGCAACTTCCTGCCACCACTCTCACAATGTGCCCTTCTTGTGAGCGTGTGGCCACCGCCACCACTGTCACTGCCACCACAACCGCCGCCGCTGCCAATGACAAGGACAATGATATTGCCTTACAATTGGGCCCTGCTAGATTGAACCCATTTTCGCAAACTCAAGTTCAAGCCCATCAAGCAGCTACATGA
- the LOC123228238 gene encoding protein trichome birefringence has protein sequence MADAAKHLSSVNGEVKMIKDLKSIFSLLKTRRSLAFAYGFMFVFVAFTIFLAFNPSSSSSSALSFSNIFSVASINSSSSSSSSSSSSSHRSQFSSVFSNFFPNISSSPKQVHVQPQNLINSTRSNNTTTMNHQSPNVNQTQSLDSSFHQNQLLHANQTSVVNKQPSTVKSNTRSSQLSNKDPNLKPNQTSSAVPHKPKAPSLSNQTTAKSSSPRPSPLVKPKPKPKPEPPVSNYTASPKQRGNGSSSEMVVVKQGIESVMESLMSCDLFDGEWVEDHSYPLYKPGSCSFIDEQFNCVLNGRPDKLFQQFKWKPKGCTLPRLNGSHMLELLRGKRLVFVGDSLNRNMWESLVCILRNAAKDPKNVFEAHGRYYFRGEASYSFIFKDYNFTVEFFVSPFLVQEWEMPDKNGTKETLRLDLVGKSSDKYKTADIIIFNTGHWWTHEKTSKGKDYYQEGSHVYGELNVLEAFRKALTTWARWVDANVNPTKSMVFFRGYSASHFSGGQWNSGGACDSETEPIKNVTYLTPYPPKMLVLEKVLRGMKTHVTYLNITRLTDYRKDGHPSIYRKQNLSEEERRSPLRFQDCSHWCLPGVPDSWNELFYAELLIKENKMQQHHQNQKKRYR, from the exons ATGGCAGATGCCGCAAAGCACCTGTCCTCCGTTAATGGAGAAGTGAAAATGATTAAGGACCTCAAAAGCATCTTCTCCCTCTTGAAAACCAGAAGAAGTCTCGCTTTTGCTTATGGtttcatgtttgtttttgttgcttTCACTATTTTCTTGGCCTTTAATCCCTCTTCATCCTCCTCTTCCGCCCTGTCTTTCTCTAATATTTTCAGTGTGGCTTCCATCAATTCTTCAAGTTcaagttcttcttcttcttcttcaagctCTCATAGATCTCAGTTCTCTTCtgttttctctaattttttccCCAACATCTCTTCTTCCCCAAAACAAGTTCATGTTCAACCCCAAAACTTGATTAACTCCACCAGATCTAATAACACCACCACTATGAATCATCAATCTCCTAATGTAAACCAGACTCAAAGTTTAGATTCttcatttcatcaaaatcaactgTTGCATGCAAATCAAACTTCAGTTGTCAATAAACAACCATCAACTGTAAAAAGCAACACTCGAAGTTCACAACTTTCTAATAAAGATCCAAATTTGAAGCCAAATCAGACCTCTTCAGCAGTCCCCCACAAACCCAAGGCTCCATCACTTTCTAATCAAACCACAGCAAAAAGTTCGAGTCCAAGGCCAAGTCCATTGGTAAAGCCTAAGCCTAAGCCTAAGCCTGAGCCTCCAGTGTCAAATTACACAGCATCTCCGAAACAACGAGGAAATGGGAGTAGTTCAGAGATGGTGGTGGTGAAGCAGGGGATTGAGAGTGTGATGGAGAGTTTAATGAGCTGTGATTTGTTTGATGGGGAGTGGGTTGAAGATCACTCTTATCCCCTTTACAAACCAGGCTCTTGTTCTTTCATTGATGAGCAATTCAATTGTGTTCTTAATGGTAGACCTGATAAACTCTTTCAGCAATTCAAATGGAAGCCTAAAGGCTGCACTTTACCAAG GTTGAATGGGAGCCATATGTTGGAATTGTTAAGGGGGAAGAGGCTTGTGTTTGTCGGCGATTCATTGAATAGGAATATGTGGGAATCTTTGGTTTGCATACTGAGAAACGCGGCAAAGGATCCTAAGAACGTTTTTGAGGCTCATGGGAGATACTATTTCCGCGGTGAAGCTTCATATTCGTTTATCTTCAAA GATTATAACTTCACTGTGGAGTTCTTTGTATCTCCTTTCTTAGTTCAAGAATGGGAAATGCCTGATAAAAACGGAACGAAGGAGACACTCAGGCTTGACTTAGTTGGGAAGTCTTCTGATAAATACAAAACCGCCGATATCATCATCTTCAATACTGGACACTGGTGGACACACGAGAAAACCTCCAAAGG GAAAGATTATTACCAAGAAGGTAGCCATGTGTATGGTGAACTTAATGTTCTTGAAGCGTTCCGGAAAGCTCTAACAACATGGGCGAGATGGGTTGATGCCAATGTAAATCCGACGAAATCTATGGTTTTCTTCAGGGGATATTCTGCCTCCCATTTTAG TGGCGGACAATGGAATTCAGGAGGAGCATGTGACAGTGAAACTGAGCCGATCAAGAATGTAACATATCTAACACCATACCCCCCAAAGATGCTGGTGCTGGAGAAGGTACTTAGAGGGATGAAAACACACGTCACCTACTTAAACATCACCCGATTGACTGATTACCGGAAAGATGGTCACCCTTCAATCTATAGGAAACAAAACCTATCcgaagaagaaagaagatcaCCATTGAGGTTCCAGGACTGTAGTCATTGGTGTCTTCCAGGCGTGCCAGATTCCTGGAATGAGCTTTTCTACGCTGAACTCTTGATCAAAGAGAATAAGATGCAGCAACATCATCAGAATCAGAAGAAAAGATATAggtaa